A window from Cryptomeria japonica chromosome 1, Sugi_1.0, whole genome shotgun sequence encodes these proteins:
- the LOC131050411 gene encoding heavy metal-associated isoprenylated plant protein 41, producing the protein MATAFFGTLMELHTPYGRTHHGEMHREELEQRPQRLWEKWFMHYSSLHRILLVGEGDFSFSSTLATRLERAANIVATSLDSQEKVIRLYKSAMSSIINLKERGACVLHGVDATRMDQLEEFRGKCFDRIVFNFPHAGFWGKENDPEVLKKHRDLMSMFFRSASMLLANNGQIHVTHKRGEPYDRWNLAEEALKCGLFLSQCVDFKIRDYPGYNNKRGDGARIDESFALGQCKTYMFMLTYGAFIEKELLLTRRESLFSPLKRRYENVGEEEEYRHVQRLRIENFGEEEEYRRVQRQRLRIENFGEEEEYRHVKRQRIESTYNNRLMGVPGIHFNVPVATFPSDPTVPLPHANDFVMPRVVPREMRERKMFGIPLPNLNLPSWLRF; encoded by the exons agaCCCCAACGCCTATGGGAGAAGTGGTTTATGCACTATTCAAGCCTGCACAGGATTCTGTTAGTTGGAGAAGGAGACTTTTCATTCTCTTCTACCTTAGCCACAAGGCTTGAGCGTGCAGCTAACATTGTTGCCACATCTCTCGATAGCCAAG AGAAGGTCATAAGGCTGTACAAATCAGCCATGAGTTCAATCATCAACTTGAAAGAACGTGGAGCTTGTGTGCTACATGGGGTGGATGCAACCAGGATGGATCAGCTGGAGGAGTTCAGAGGAAAATGTTTTGATAGAATTGTATTTAACTTTCCTCATGCAGGCTTCTGGGGGAAGGAAAATGACCCAGAGGTTTTAAAGAAGCACAGAGATTTAATGAGTATGTTCTTCAGGAGTGCAAGTATGCTGCTGGCCAACAATGGGCAAATCCATGTTACCCACAAGAGGGGGGAACCATATGATAGGTGGAACCTGGCAGAAGAAGCATTGAAATGTGGTTTGTTTCTCAGTCAGTGTGTTGACTTCAAgataagagattatccaggctacaacaACAAAAGGGGAGATGGAGCCCGAATTGATGAAAGTTTTGCTCTGGGACAGTGTAAGACTTATATGTTCATGCTCACATATGGTGCTTTTATTGAAAAGGAGCTCCTGTTGACGAGGAGGGAATCTCTTTTTTCACCTCTCAAGCGCAGATATGAGAATGTTGGGGAAGAAGAAGAATACAGGCATGTTCAAAGACTAAGGATAGAAAATTTTGGGGAAGAAGAAGAATACAGGCGTGTTCAAAGACAAAGACTAAGGATAGaaaattttggagaagaagaagaatatagGCATGTTAAAAGACAAAGGATTGAAAGCACATATAATAACAGACTCATGGGGGTTCCAGGGATACATTTTAATGTCCCAGTGGCCACATTTCCCAGTGACCCAACAGTGCCCCTACCCCATGCAAATGATTTTGTCATGCCAAGAGTAGTACCAAGGGAAATGAGGGAAAGAAAGATGTTTGGAATCCCACTTCCAAATCTGAACCTTCCAAGTTGGCTTCGGTTTTAA